A genomic segment from Rubrobacter tropicus encodes:
- a CDS encoding SLC13 family permease, translated as MASTPGTGLWERVDARRGDPAVVKEGPPAGRRRFRWVVDAMLPLALTVVAGVAVLLPATLPGEARVALFGFALATILWSTTRLNAAYVALGAVMLTIIGGGSPQEQLYDALASDVIWLMIGAFVLGGAMRRTGLAGRLTGLVVNRARSVGGVFWLMTAVLVPLSFVIPSTSGRAAVMMPVFRGVSEAVEDRKVSRALALLIPTVILVSTITTLIGAGSHLIANDLLAQISDRRISFAQWALWGVPFGVAASAAACWVITRMFLNKERRKIRLDMRSGEDRGSFSKAELRTMLVLVAMVALWLTEGLHGFEIAIVTMIGALVLTLPGIGVMKWKDGLGSVSWNLIIFVGAALALGRALIDSGAAEWIIQNLFAASGVRDADSVLLILLIIAFVSLTSHVYMTSHAARAVALVPPVLYLANSLNLDPMAVLFISTAGMDYCQTFPVSSKALLMFQEGGTETFEPADLLRLSAVLLPVHVVLIVVFYFGYWQWVGLSL; from the coding sequence TTGGCTAGCACGCCCGGCACCGGCCTCTGGGAGCGGGTCGACGCCCGCAGGGGCGACCCCGCCGTCGTCAAGGAGGGTCCCCCGGCGGGCCGCCGGCGGTTCCGGTGGGTGGTCGACGCCATGCTCCCGCTGGCGCTCACGGTGGTCGCCGGGGTGGCCGTGCTGTTGCCGGCGACGTTGCCGGGTGAGGCGCGGGTCGCCCTCTTCGGGTTCGCGCTGGCGACCATCCTGTGGTCCACGACCAGGCTCAACGCGGCCTACGTGGCGCTCGGGGCGGTGATGCTGACGATAATCGGCGGGGGAAGCCCGCAGGAGCAGCTCTACGACGCGTTGGCCTCGGACGTGATCTGGCTCATGATCGGGGCCTTCGTCCTCGGGGGGGCCATGCGCCGGACAGGTCTTGCCGGGCGCCTGACGGGCCTGGTCGTGAACCGCGCCCGCTCCGTGGGCGGCGTCTTCTGGCTGATGACCGCCGTGCTCGTGCCGCTCTCGTTCGTCATCCCCTCGACGTCGGGACGGGCGGCGGTGATGATGCCCGTCTTCCGGGGGGTGAGCGAGGCGGTGGAGGACCGAAAGGTCTCGCGCGCCTTAGCACTGCTCATACCGACCGTTATCCTCGTCTCGACCATCACCACGCTCATAGGCGCCGGCTCGCACCTCATAGCAAACGATCTTCTGGCCCAGATCTCCGACAGGCGCATCTCCTTCGCCCAGTGGGCGCTCTGGGGCGTGCCCTTCGGGGTCGCGGCCTCCGCCGCGGCGTGCTGGGTCATCACGCGCATGTTCCTGAACAAGGAACGTCGGAAGATACGCCTCGACATGAGGAGCGGAGAAGACCGCGGCTCCTTCTCGAAGGCGGAGCTGAGGACCATGCTCGTGCTCGTGGCGATGGTGGCGCTCTGGCTCACGGAGGGCCTGCACGGGTTCGAGATCGCTATCGTAACCATGATAGGCGCGCTCGTGTTGACGCTGCCCGGTATCGGGGTGATGAAGTGGAAGGACGGGCTGGGGAGCGTCTCGTGGAACCTCATAATCTTCGTCGGGGCGGCGTTAGCTCTCGGGCGGGCGCTCATAGACTCGGGGGCCGCGGAGTGGATCATCCAGAACCTCTTTGCCGCGAGCGGCGTGCGCGACGCCGACTCCGTGCTCCTGATCCTGCTCATCATAGCCTTCGTCTCCCTAACGAGCCACGTCTACATGACAAGCCACGCCGCCCGCGCCGTCGCCCTGGTGCCGCCCGTCTTGTACCTGGCGAACAGCCTGAACCTGGACCCGATGGCGGTCCTGTTTATCAGCACGGCCGGGATGGACTACTGCCAGACCTTCCCGGTAAGCTCCAAGGCCCTCCTGATGTTCCAGGAGGGCGGCACGGAGACCTTCGAGCCGGCGGACCTCTTGCGCCTGAGCGCCGTCCTGTTGCCGGTTCATGTGGTCCTTATAGTGGTCTTCTATTTCGGCTACTGGCAGTGGGTGGGGTTGTCGCTGTGA
- a CDS encoding glycerate kinase family protein yields MRIVVAPSGFKESLGAEEVADCIEAGVLRVLPDAEVLKAPMVDGGEGFTKALVTATDGEVRQVEVTGPVGEPVEGHYGFLGGDGPRTAVLEMAAAAGLVLVPREVRDPSGTTTYGVGELIREALDDGAEQLLVGCGDSGTTDGGAGMAQALGVRLLDKDGKEIGRGGIELERLASIDLSGRDPRLDEVEIDVACNWHNVLCGTRGVARVFGPQKGATPEQVERLAGALDNYADVIGRELGVDVRETPGNGASGGLGAGLSALLGARLHPRYEIVSRYLEVESLIEGSDLVFTAEGGIDFQTPRGKIPAEIATRAKKYGVPVVAIVGTVGKGAQINHEHGIDAYLSILQQPCTLDEAIENAGELVTVCAEDVTRLVMVGRGLTENVALG; encoded by the coding sequence TTGCGCATCGTGGTGGCCCCATCGGGTTTCAAGGAGAGCCTCGGGGCGGAAGAGGTGGCCGATTGCATCGAGGCCGGCGTCTTGCGGGTCCTTCCCGATGCGGAGGTCCTGAAGGCCCCGATGGTGGACGGCGGGGAGGGCTTCACGAAGGCCCTCGTGACCGCCACGGACGGCGAGGTGCGCCAGGTCGAGGTTACGGGCCCCGTGGGCGAGCCCGTCGAGGGCCACTACGGCTTTCTGGGCGGGGACGGACCGAGAACCGCCGTGCTTGAGATGGCCGCCGCGGCCGGCCTCGTGCTCGTGCCGCGCGAGGTCAGGGACCCTTCCGGCACGACGACCTATGGCGTCGGGGAGCTCATCCGGGAGGCGCTGGACGACGGGGCGGAACAACTGCTCGTCGGCTGCGGGGACTCTGGCACCACCGACGGCGGCGCCGGCATGGCCCAGGCCCTCGGCGTCAGGCTTCTCGACAAAGATGGCAAAGAGATCGGGCGTGGCGGTATAGAGCTTGAGCGCCTCGCGAGCATAGACCTCTCGGGGCGCGACCCTCGTCTGGACGAGGTCGAGATAGACGTCGCCTGCAACTGGCACAACGTGTTGTGCGGGACCCGGGGCGTTGCGCGCGTCTTCGGGCCGCAGAAGGGTGCCACGCCCGAGCAGGTCGAGCGGCTCGCGGGGGCGCTTGACAACTACGCGGACGTGATCGGGCGCGAGCTCGGCGTGGACGTGCGCGAGACGCCGGGGAACGGGGCCTCGGGCGGGCTCGGGGCGGGGCTTTCGGCCCTGCTCGGCGCCAGGTTGCATCCGCGCTACGAGATCGTCTCGCGTTACCTGGAGGTCGAGAGCCTCATAGAGGGCTCGGACCTCGTCTTCACGGCCGAGGGCGGCATAGACTTCCAGACCCCGCGCGGCAAGATCCCGGCCGAGATCGCCACCCGCGCCAAGAAGTACGGGGTGCCCGTTGTCGCCATCGTCGGCACCGTCGGCAAGGGGGCCCAGATCAACCACGAACACGGCATAGACGCGTACCTGAGCATCCTCCAGCAGCCCTGCACCCTGGACGAGGCAATCGAGAACGCCGGAGAACTGGTGACGGTCTGCGCCGAAGACGTGACGCGGCTCGTGATGGTCGGGCGGGGCCTGACCGAGAACGTCGCCCTTGGCTAG
- a CDS encoding phosphotransferase enzyme family protein codes for MRLERAAALAGLALGRYGLRGARLYPVSHGFKQVFLVESRSHGCFVLRMYGMPPKVGEEERSEPRYRTGPGLRSLETLRAQLSWLSALRRETDLAVPQPVPLPDGSLVGEVSFAGLPPSRALLRRVSARHGEFYRPDHPPRRFALLRYLPGETRREPSAADLSRVGRLAAGLHDHAERYRSLDASALPRWDWSWPFGASAPLWDRGETFYSTAEMSVFEEVARRVRGDCGDLGHGSEVFGPIHRDLNLKNLLFGARHEGAGVTDFDQCGLGYYLLDLSVVLRALRPLWRHGERPGLAEGRAREALFEGYEEVRELPANHERRLGAFDAMQRVAAVNRTLDLRATPAECRRARGDSFLRESVAWLERSYPW; via the coding sequence GTGCGTCTGGAGCGCGCGGCGGCGCTGGCGGGGCTGGCGCTCGGGCGTTACGGCTTGCGCGGCGCCCGGCTTTATCCTGTGAGCCACGGCTTCAAGCAGGTCTTTCTGGTCGAATCCCGCTCCCACGGGTGCTTTGTCCTCAGGATGTACGGGATGCCGCCGAAGGTCGGGGAAGAGGAGCGCTCGGAACCCAGGTACCGCACGGGGCCCGGGCTGCGCTCCCTGGAGACGCTGCGCGCGCAGCTTTCGTGGCTCTCGGCCCTGCGCCGCGAGACGGACCTTGCTGTGCCCCAGCCGGTGCCGCTGCCGGACGGCTCGCTGGTCGGCGAGGTCTCCTTCGCCGGCCTGCCGCCTTCCCGGGCTTTGCTGCGGCGGGTTTCGGCCCGGCATGGGGAGTTCTACCGCCCTGACCACCCGCCGCGGCGCTTCGCGCTGTTGCGCTACTTGCCGGGCGAGACCAGGAGAGAGCCGTCCGCCGCCGACCTCTCGCGGGTCGGCCGCCTGGCTGCCGGGCTGCACGATCACGCCGAGCGCTACCGCTCCCTCGACGCTTCCGCGCTCCCCCGCTGGGACTGGAGCTGGCCTTTCGGGGCTTCGGCCCCGCTGTGGGATAGGGGTGAAACGTTCTACTCGACGGCTGAGATGTCCGTCTTCGAGGAGGTGGCGCGGCGCGTCCGCGGGGACTGCGGGGACCTGGGGCACGGGAGCGAGGTCTTCGGCCCCATACACCGCGACCTCAACCTCAAGAACCTCCTGTTCGGCGCTCGCCATGAGGGGGCTGGGGTGACGGACTTCGACCAGTGCGGCCTCGGATACTATCTCTTAGATCTGTCCGTGGTGCTACGCGCCCTCCGTCCCCTTTGGCGCCACGGCGAGCGTCCCGGACTTGCGGAAGGGCGGGCCCGGGAGGCGCTCTTCGAGGGATACGAAGAAGTCCGGGAGCTTCCCGCCAACCACGAGCGCCGCCTCGGTGCCTTCGACGCGATGCAGCGGGTGGCCGCCGTCAACAGGACCCTGGATCTCCGCGCCACACCCGCCGAATGCCGCCGGGCGCGCGGGGATAGCTTCCTCCGCGAATCGGTGGCCTGGCTCGAGCGGAGCTACCCGTGGTGA
- a CDS encoding S8 family serine peptidase: MERLTIRQTDFTYTDTSSRYPVLFALLAAVAAALLCLSLAGPAVADDDDDDGGEFVPRQVVVKFKPGTTNASVVAFNKKFRTRTLQVLPGVEKIYLVGARAGVNPARLASQMRNDARVLYAEPNFRAGSPEGSRRHNARPGGTPTPSPEATQYRNQYAVSNLNLAEAHQTSRGAGAVVAVIDTGVQLGHREFAGKMVAGYDFVGNDSGPYDVGDGRDNDFDGVKDEMVGHGTHVAGIVALAAPEAKIMPIRALDTEGRGTTFGIAKAIKFATRRGADVVNLSLGSSRNTELLGDLIGDDDDDAGPTVFVAAAGNDANQVLQFPAAEDGAIAVASVDDQKKKSDFSNFGGWVTVAAPGTDIYAPFPTSRYAMWSGTSMATPFVAGQAALIKSARPGADAACVKGFVEQTRDPLTTSDPTHGAMLGGYADFVESVDQASNATVQCTSNDD, translated from the coding sequence ATGGAACGTCTCACGATCCGGCAAACCGACTTCACATACACGGACACTTCGTCCCGGTACCCCGTTCTTTTTGCGCTGCTGGCGGCGGTGGCAGCGGCGCTGCTGTGCCTGTCTCTTGCCGGTCCTGCGGTCGCGGACGACGATGATGACGACGGGGGTGAGTTCGTCCCCCGGCAGGTCGTGGTGAAGTTCAAACCGGGAACCACCAACGCCAGTGTGGTGGCGTTCAACAAGAAGTTCAGGACCAGGACGCTCCAGGTACTACCGGGCGTCGAGAAGATTTATCTTGTCGGTGCGCGGGCGGGAGTAAACCCGGCCAGGCTGGCATCGCAGATGCGGAATGATGCACGCGTGCTCTATGCCGAGCCGAACTTCAGGGCCGGATCACCGGAAGGCAGCAGGCGGCACAATGCCCGTCCCGGCGGCACCCCCACACCTTCTCCCGAAGCCACGCAATACCGGAACCAATACGCTGTCAGCAACCTGAACCTGGCCGAAGCGCACCAGACCAGCCGGGGCGCGGGCGCGGTGGTGGCGGTGATCGACACGGGCGTGCAGCTCGGGCACCGGGAGTTTGCCGGCAAGATGGTTGCGGGCTACGACTTCGTCGGCAACGACAGCGGTCCCTACGATGTCGGCGATGGCAGGGACAACGACTTTGACGGCGTGAAGGACGAGATGGTCGGCCACGGCACGCACGTAGCCGGAATAGTGGCGCTGGCGGCGCCCGAGGCGAAGATCATGCCGATCCGGGCGCTCGATACGGAGGGCCGGGGCACGACGTTCGGGATCGCGAAGGCCATAAAGTTCGCCACCCGCCGCGGCGCCGACGTGGTGAACCTCAGCCTGGGCTCCTCGCGGAACACGGAGCTGCTCGGGGACCTGATCGGGGACGACGATGACGACGCGGGCCCCACGGTCTTCGTGGCCGCCGCCGGCAACGACGCCAACCAGGTGCTGCAGTTCCCCGCCGCCGAGGATGGCGCCATTGCCGTGGCCTCCGTGGACGACCAGAAGAAGAAGTCCGATTTTTCCAACTTCGGTGGCTGGGTGACGGTGGCCGCCCCCGGTACCGACATCTATGCCCCCTTCCCGACGAGTCGCTACGCGATGTGGAGCGGAACCTCGATGGCGACGCCGTTCGTGGCGGGTCAGGCGGCCCTGATCAAATCCGCCAGGCCTGGCGCCGACGCGGCCTGCGTCAAGGGATTCGTCGAGCAGACCAGGGACCCGTTGACGACCTCGGACCCGACGCATGGCGCCATGCTCGGCGGTTACGCGGACTTCGTGGAGAGCGTCGATCAGGCCTCCAACGCCACCGTCCAGTGTACGAGCAACGACGATTGA
- a CDS encoding CHAT domain-containing protein — protein MSAEDGIEPGLVEDLLALQTREQRVEFLRRAGLLDAGGLDRLLDAADRLLNEDPGKAQRLAELCGGLADEAKAAAAVPRADYIRAGAHNLNGEFERDLRLTESAHDGYIALGMNLEALRTNVGKMAALLELGRYQEALDAGQTVLDALNGGGDPDVSPTSREFDLLTALVHQNRGRCFEQMGRYRETLDVYAAAEKHYRRLGMKERLGEIFDNRGTILSYLGRGNEALASHETAAAIFDKAGLTLSHAMSLSNVGETHLWLGNYTSSLRAFERAQRLLSPSEARAEQYFILHKTADTYLALNLYSEALVSYQEVDSLLECTGMTQDRAQTLWGKGSALIALSELKEAEGALDEATRLFSTAYNVPMLSGVMLEQAALLEAQNEHEAALTTAHRALDLVSKDDWPVQQLYARLRLADLLLPDVGEAEPHLLAARRLADRLALPQLRYRLNERLGHLRRLQGREEEARALLEAAVDEIERLRGVVSHDAIRASFMRDKTAAYEDLLLLHLARDDEENVRGAFAVAERAKSRSLVDLITGFGEKEPVRSADPEMGSRIRALQADLNAVYGELLGGPGVEERPSPLPDLHARAVELEQEISRLRLQIAAADPTRDPFAASALPDDVQDLLPSDTTLVAYHALGDEILAFVSVEGRIRVVRGLSTVTGVNQLLRRLDVQLDRFRAGQAFAERHMAKMERSTRQVLAALYDGLIAPLESLLGGAASRVSDGSDRISQLAIVPHGPLHRVPFHALFDGERYLIESFEISSAPSATVYSLCQKRSSWDREGAAVFGVEDPSIPSAAAEARTVAGHLPGAKVRVGGDATIGSLRGDASESGALHLACHGLFRSDNPMFSALKLHDGWLTAADAMSLNLPDALVTLSACESGRGEVIGGDEILGLTRAFLGAGAATLVVSLWLAQDEATAELMGEFYARLRDGAGPAQALRDAQLELKERYAHPYYWAPFVLIGKR, from the coding sequence ATGTCAGCCGAAGATGGAATCGAACCAGGTTTAGTAGAAGACCTCCTCGCCCTCCAGACGCGAGAGCAGCGGGTCGAGTTCTTGCGCAGAGCGGGATTGCTTGACGCCGGTGGATTAGACCGACTGCTCGATGCGGCCGACAGGTTGCTCAACGAAGATCCAGGCAAAGCGCAAAGATTGGCGGAACTCTGCGGCGGGCTGGCGGATGAGGCGAAGGCCGCCGCCGCCGTGCCACGCGCCGACTACATCCGTGCCGGCGCGCACAACCTGAACGGTGAGTTCGAGAGGGATCTTCGACTAACCGAATCTGCCCACGATGGATATATTGCGCTCGGGATGAACCTGGAAGCCCTCCGCACCAACGTCGGAAAGATGGCCGCGCTTCTTGAGCTCGGACGTTATCAGGAGGCCCTCGATGCCGGTCAGACCGTCCTTGACGCTCTGAACGGTGGGGGCGACCCCGACGTGAGCCCAACATCGCGAGAATTCGATCTGCTGACCGCCCTGGTACATCAAAATCGCGGTCGCTGCTTTGAACAGATGGGGCGTTACAGGGAGACGCTCGACGTCTACGCGGCTGCGGAAAAACACTACCGGAGACTCGGTATGAAAGAACGTCTCGGTGAGATCTTCGACAACCGAGGCACCATACTTTCTTATCTCGGCCGGGGCAACGAGGCGCTGGCTTCCCATGAGACTGCCGCTGCCATCTTCGATAAAGCGGGTCTCACCCTGTCGCACGCCATGTCCCTCAGCAATGTCGGAGAAACTCACTTGTGGCTAGGCAACTACACGAGTAGCCTCCGCGCATTCGAACGGGCGCAGCGGTTGTTGAGCCCCTCCGAAGCGCGTGCCGAACAATACTTTATCTTGCACAAAACGGCCGATACCTACCTCGCACTCAACCTGTATTCCGAGGCGCTAGTGTCGTACCAAGAAGTCGACAGCCTGCTGGAGTGCACTGGCATGACGCAGGACCGTGCCCAGACGCTTTGGGGCAAGGGTTCTGCGTTGATCGCCCTGTCAGAGCTGAAGGAGGCAGAAGGGGCGCTGGACGAAGCCACAAGGTTGTTCTCCACGGCTTACAACGTGCCCATGCTCTCCGGTGTGATGCTTGAGCAGGCAGCTTTGCTAGAGGCCCAGAATGAACACGAAGCCGCCTTGACAACGGCGCACCGGGCGCTGGATCTCGTCTCCAAAGACGACTGGCCGGTGCAGCAACTCTACGCCCGCTTGCGTCTTGCCGACCTGTTGCTGCCCGACGTTGGCGAGGCCGAGCCGCACCTGCTCGCGGCACGACGTCTGGCCGACCGGCTGGCGCTACCACAACTGCGCTACCGGCTGAACGAACGCCTCGGCCACCTGCGGCGCCTGCAAGGCCGCGAGGAGGAGGCGCGAGCACTGCTGGAGGCGGCGGTGGACGAGATCGAGCGCCTGCGCGGCGTCGTCTCCCACGACGCGATACGAGCCTCTTTCATGCGCGACAAGACCGCCGCCTACGAAGACCTCCTGCTGCTACACCTCGCCCGGGACGACGAGGAGAACGTCCGAGGCGCCTTCGCCGTCGCCGAGCGGGCCAAGTCCCGCTCGCTGGTCGACCTGATCACCGGGTTTGGCGAGAAAGAGCCGGTAAGGTCCGCAGACCCCGAGATGGGGAGCCGCATCCGGGCCCTGCAGGCCGATCTCAACGCGGTCTACGGCGAACTGTTGGGAGGCCCGGGTGTCGAAGAGCGTCCCTCGCCTCTCCCCGACCTGCACGCGCGGGCCGTAGAGTTGGAGCAGGAGATCAGTAGGCTGCGCCTGCAGATCGCCGCCGCCGACCCTACACGCGATCCGTTCGCGGCGTCGGCGTTGCCGGACGACGTCCAGGACCTGCTTCCGTCCGATACGACGTTGGTGGCCTATCATGCCCTTGGCGATGAGATCCTGGCCTTCGTCAGCGTCGAAGGACGCATCCGGGTCGTGCGCGGTCTCAGTACGGTGACCGGGGTCAACCAACTCTTGCGCAGGCTGGACGTTCAACTGGATCGCTTCCGCGCGGGCCAGGCGTTCGCCGAACGTCACATGGCGAAGATGGAGCGGTCGACGCGCCAGGTGTTGGCCGCGTTGTACGATGGGTTGATCGCCCCCCTCGAATCGCTCCTGGGTGGAGCGGCGTCCCGAGTCTCTGACGGCAGCGACCGGATTTCGCAGCTTGCCATCGTGCCACACGGTCCCTTGCATCGGGTTCCGTTCCACGCGCTGTTCGATGGTGAACGTTACCTGATCGAGAGCTTCGAGATCTCTTCCGCCCCCAGCGCCACGGTTTACTCGTTGTGCCAGAAACGGTCATCGTGGGACCGGGAGGGGGCGGCGGTGTTCGGCGTGGAGGACCCTTCGATTCCATCGGCGGCGGCTGAGGCCCGGACCGTCGCGGGGCACCTGCCCGGGGCGAAGGTGCGCGTGGGCGGGGACGCGACGATCGGATCTCTGCGGGGCGATGCGTCAGAGAGCGGTGCCCTGCACCTGGCTTGCCACGGCCTGTTTCGCTCCGACAACCCGATGTTCTCGGCTCTCAAGCTGCACGACGGCTGGTTGACGGCCGCCGACGCCATGAGCCTGAACTTGCCGGACGCCCTCGTCACGCTGAGCGCGTGCGAGTCGGGACGTGGCGAGGTGATCGGCGGCGACGAGATCCTCGGTCTGACCCGGGCCTTCCTCGGGGCAGGCGCCGCGACGCTCGTGGTCAGTCTGTGGCTGGCGCAGGACGAGGCGACGGCAGAACTGATGGGCGAGTTTTACGCACGGCTGCGCGACGGCGCGGGGCCGGCGCAAGCCTTACGCGACGCGCAGTTGGAACTTAAGGAACGGTACGCCCATCCTTACTACTGGGCGCCGTTCGTCTTGATCGGAAAGCGTTAG
- a CDS encoding RNA polymerase sigma factor, whose amino-acid sequence MGLWWPGLSCIIMGVVRGTDKDLIRGCKKGEARAWERVMDKYQRLVFSIPRSYGLSREDAADVSQLTFTILIQSLDSLTEESNLKAWLATVARRHTWRAMEKGRRERPGREDDLAETPWLLGNEKPSEKWELIDWLDQGLSEVSEPCRRLLKALYLDETEPSYAEISERLDMPVGSIGPTRARCLQRLRTALGER is encoded by the coding sequence GTGGGCCTTTGGTGGCCGGGGCTTTCGTGCATTATCATGGGCGTCGTGAGGGGGACGGACAAAGACCTTATACGCGGCTGCAAGAAGGGCGAGGCCCGGGCCTGGGAGCGCGTGATGGACAAGTACCAGCGGCTCGTCTTCTCCATACCCCGCAGCTACGGGCTCTCGCGGGAGGACGCGGCCGACGTCTCCCAGCTCACGTTCACCATCCTGATCCAATCGCTAGATTCCCTCACCGAGGAGAGCAACCTCAAGGCCTGGCTCGCAACCGTCGCCCGCCGCCACACCTGGCGCGCCATGGAGAAGGGCCGCCGCGAGCGCCCGGGCCGCGAGGACGACCTCGCCGAAACCCCCTGGCTGCTCGGCAACGAGAAGCCGTCGGAGAAGTGGGAGCTTATCGACTGGCTGGATCAGGGCCTCTCGGAGGTCAGCGAGCCCTGCCGGAGGCTCCTGAAGGCGCTCTACCTGGACGAGACGGAGCCGTCCTACGCCGAGATCTCCGAACGCCTCGACATGCCCGTCGGCAGCATCGGCCCCACCCGCGCCCGCTGCCTGCAACGCCTCCGAACGGCCCTGGGTGAACGTTGA
- a CDS encoding response regulator transcription factor, protein MLVLIVEDDPAIVRFLERGLAAHGHSTLSAADGEEGVRLAAEENVEMVLLDIMLPRLDGQQALQRIRLRRPDLPVLMLTARDEVRHKVDALDGGADDYLTKPFDLEELLARMRALTRRSDQPQSSRMEFGDLNVDLRSRRIRRGEKQVELSSREFALLEYFMRHPGQVLSRQQILSSVWDYSFDPGSNVVDVYVRYLRSKLDRRGEPSVIQTVRGAGYRFEPPADAIPS, encoded by the coding sequence ATGCTGGTCTTGATCGTGGAGGACGACCCCGCCATCGTGCGGTTCTTGGAGCGCGGCCTGGCCGCCCACGGGCACAGCACCCTGTCGGCCGCCGACGGCGAGGAGGGCGTGCGCCTGGCCGCGGAGGAGAACGTCGAGATGGTCCTTCTGGACATCATGTTGCCCCGCCTCGACGGCCAGCAGGCGCTGCAGCGCATCCGCCTCAGGCGTCCGGACCTCCCGGTCTTGATGCTCACCGCCCGCGACGAGGTGCGCCACAAGGTCGACGCCCTCGACGGCGGGGCCGACGACTACCTGACAAAGCCGTTCGACCTCGAGGAGCTGCTGGCCCGGATGCGCGCCCTCACCCGCCGCTCGGATCAGCCCCAATCCTCCAGGATGGAGTTCGGGGACCTCAACGTGGACCTCCGCTCCCGCCGCATCAGGCGCGGGGAGAAGCAGGTGGAGCTCTCCAGCCGCGAGTTCGCCCTGCTGGAGTACTTCATGCGCCACCCGGGGCAGGTGTTGAGCCGCCAGCAGATACTCTCTTCGGTCTGGGACTACTCCTTCGACCCCGGCTCCAACGTCGTGGACGTCTACGTCCGCTACCTGAGGAGCAAGCTCGACAGGCGGGGCGAGCCGTCCGTGATCCAGACCGTGAGGGGCGCCGGTTACCGCTTCGAACCGCCCGCCGATGCTATTCCTTCCTGA